A stretch of the Porifericola rhodea genome encodes the following:
- the rny gene encoding ribonuclease Y: protein MSEMIFLLLAVAIGSLGAGIFVGKGLANKSNLDQEKQLQSREEALKEREQKLKEEGDFIVREAKINAENIKKEKIYEAKEKYLKLKSDFEEEANRKKNILITNENKLKQREQHLRDQLEKVKTREAELKSKEEMLDQQQELVRKKQGELEKIKQQQVSILEKAASLTAEEAKHQLMESLEAEARTQASAHIKNIIEEAKLSATKEAKKVVIETIQRTATEHAIENCVSVFNIESDDIKGKIIGREGRNIRALEAATGVEIIVDDTPEAIIISGFDPVRREIARLSLHRLVTDGRIHPARIEEVVAKTTKNMEEEIIEIGERTAIDLGIHGLHPELIRMVGRMRFRSSYGQNLLQHSREVANLAATMASELGLAPKLAKRAGLLHDIGKVWPEEPELPHALLGMKLAEKYNEHPEVCNAIGAHHDEVEMTSIISPIIQACDAVSGSRPGARREVVDSYIQRLKDLESLGMDFDGVSKCYAIQAGRELRVIVDAEHVTDDQAGSLSYEISRKIEKDMQYPGQVKVTVIREMRSISYAK from the coding sequence ATGAGTGAAATGATATTTCTCCTGCTTGCCGTAGCCATAGGGTCGCTGGGCGCAGGTATCTTCGTGGGCAAAGGACTTGCCAATAAATCTAATCTGGATCAGGAAAAACAGCTACAAAGTAGAGAAGAAGCTCTTAAAGAACGTGAGCAAAAGCTGAAAGAAGAAGGCGATTTTATTGTACGTGAGGCCAAGATCAATGCGGAGAACATTAAAAAGGAAAAGATTTATGAGGCCAAAGAAAAATACCTAAAGCTTAAGTCGGACTTTGAAGAGGAAGCCAATCGTAAGAAAAACATACTCATCACTAATGAGAATAAGCTAAAGCAACGAGAGCAACACCTGCGCGACCAACTGGAAAAAGTAAAAACACGTGAGGCAGAGCTAAAGTCTAAAGAAGAAATGCTTGACCAACAGCAAGAACTGGTAAGGAAAAAGCAGGGTGAGTTAGAGAAAATAAAACAGCAACAGGTAAGTATTTTAGAGAAGGCTGCCAGCCTTACAGCAGAAGAAGCCAAGCATCAGCTAATGGAAAGCTTGGAAGCTGAAGCACGCACTCAAGCCTCCGCCCACATCAAAAACATTATTGAAGAAGCTAAGCTATCGGCTACTAAAGAGGCCAAAAAGGTAGTAATTGAGACTATTCAGCGAACTGCTACAGAACATGCTATAGAAAACTGTGTATCTGTTTTCAATATTGAAAGTGATGATATTAAAGGGAAGATCATTGGGCGAGAAGGAAGAAACATCCGCGCACTGGAAGCAGCTACTGGCGTAGAAATAATTGTAGATGATACGCCTGAAGCCATCATCATCTCTGGTTTTGATCCGGTACGTAGAGAAATTGCTCGTCTCTCATTGCACCGTTTAGTAACCGATGGTAGAATTCACCCAGCCCGTATTGAGGAGGTAGTAGCCAAAACTACCAAAAATATGGAGGAGGAAATTATAGAAATTGGTGAGCGTACTGCCATTGATCTGGGTATTCATGGCTTACACCCTGAGCTGATTCGTATGGTAGGTCGTATGCGCTTCCGTTCATCTTACGGGCAAAATTTGCTGCAACACTCTCGCGAAGTGGCAAACCTGGCAGCTACTATGGCTTCAGAGCTTGGTCTGGCCCCTAAACTAGCGAAGAGAGCAGGTCTGCTACATGATATTGGTAAAGTATGGCCAGAGGAGCCCGAGCTGCCTCATGCGCTTTTGGGCATGAAGCTGGCCGAAAAGTACAACGAGCATCCTGAAGTATGCAATGCTATAGGCGCTCACCATGATGAAGTAGAAATGACTTCTATTATTTCTCCAATTATACAGGCTTGCGATGCCGTCTCTGGTTCAAGACCTGGCGCACGCCGTGAGGTAGTAGACTCCTACATACAGCGCCTTAAAGATCTGGAGTCACTGGGAATGGACTTTGATGGAGTAAGCAAGTGCTATGCAATACAGGCCGGACGCGAGCTAAGAGTTATTGTAGATGCGGAGCATGTTACTGATGATCAGGCAGGCTCATTATCTTACGAGATATCCAGAAAAATTGAGAAAGATATGCAGTACCCTGGCCAGGTGAAGGTAACGGTTATTCGTGAAATGCGATCTATTAGCTATGCCAAGTAG
- the pheT gene encoding phenylalanine--tRNA ligase subunit beta has translation MKISVNWLKDYIKFDKPTEEIGHLLTMSGLEVEGIADYEQVAGGLKGLVIGEVLTAERHANADRLKVTTVDIGNGEVKPIVCGAPNVDVGQKVIVATVGATLYPAGGEPFVIKKAKIRGEVSEGMICAEDEIGVGASHDGIMVLDTHLPNGTAAAEYFNIYEDRVLEIGLTPNRADAASHIGVARDLKALLQQELKWPSVDSFQVDNQSLPISVEVQNTEACPRYSGLSISGLTIKESPEWLQQRLKSIGLTPINNVVDATNYVLHELGQPLHAFDADTIRGNKVIVKTLSEGSTFTTLDEKERKLRADDLMICNEEEGMCIAGVFGGIKSGVKESTKNIFLESAYFSPQYIRRTAQHHMLKTDASFRYERGTDPNITVYALKRAALLIKELAGGSISSEIVDIYAEPVQDFVVKVSYRNINRLIGKEIAKDQVKSILQHLDIKVKDEKDSGFTALVPPYRVDVQREADIIEEILRIYGYDKVETSAYLSADFLSSFPEMDADKVKNKLSEMLLGSAYREIVTNSLTKPAYAESIGKGEESVEILNKLSEDLGVMRQSLIFSGLEVIAYNISHRQKNLKLFEFGKTYHKVNAKYLEKSELAIFLTGMQQPESWQGASTEVSFHHLSSTIRKIFNRFDIVDPVQKELEDDKFTYGLDFQSVDGKSIGQAGLLNPKLTALAGVKQPVFFASIDWPALLEKVSKVSAKERLIYQEISKFPEVRRDLSLVLDKQVGFSQVESVAKKYSNALVKDINVFDIYEGDKIDAGKKAYALSFVLQDAEKTLTDKVIDKTMNKLIKVFEKELGAVIRK, from the coding sequence ATGAAAATATCTGTCAATTGGCTGAAAGATTATATAAAATTTGACAAACCCACTGAGGAGATAGGGCATTTGCTGACCATGTCTGGGCTGGAGGTTGAAGGCATAGCAGATTATGAGCAGGTTGCTGGCGGACTTAAAGGGCTAGTTATTGGTGAGGTACTTACTGCAGAGCGACACGCCAATGCCGACCGATTAAAAGTGACTACCGTAGATATAGGAAACGGCGAAGTAAAACCTATTGTCTGTGGAGCACCTAATGTAGATGTTGGACAGAAAGTAATTGTTGCTACTGTTGGTGCTACCTTATACCCAGCTGGAGGTGAGCCTTTTGTGATTAAAAAAGCGAAGATAAGGGGCGAAGTTTCTGAAGGAATGATTTGTGCCGAAGATGAAATAGGAGTGGGTGCTTCTCATGATGGTATTATGGTATTAGACACACACTTACCCAATGGTACAGCAGCTGCAGAATACTTTAATATTTACGAAGATCGTGTACTAGAAATAGGGCTTACACCCAACCGCGCCGATGCTGCCTCCCATATAGGAGTGGCACGCGACCTTAAAGCCTTGCTTCAACAAGAACTCAAATGGCCTTCTGTAGATAGTTTTCAGGTAGATAACCAGTCTCTGCCCATAAGTGTAGAAGTTCAAAATACTGAAGCCTGCCCCCGGTACTCTGGGCTAAGTATTAGCGGGCTTACCATCAAAGAGTCGCCCGAGTGGCTACAACAACGGTTAAAGTCTATCGGACTTACGCCAATCAACAATGTAGTAGACGCAACTAACTATGTGCTACACGAGTTAGGTCAACCTCTACATGCATTTGATGCAGATACCATACGAGGTAATAAGGTAATAGTGAAAACGCTCAGTGAAGGCAGCACATTTACCACTTTAGACGAAAAAGAACGCAAGCTACGGGCGGATGATCTTATGATCTGTAATGAAGAAGAAGGAATGTGTATAGCAGGGGTGTTTGGAGGAATAAAGTCTGGTGTAAAAGAAAGTACCAAAAATATTTTTCTGGAGAGCGCTTATTTTTCTCCTCAATATATTCGTCGTACGGCTCAGCACCATATGTTAAAAACGGATGCCTCATTCAGATATGAGAGAGGGACAGACCCTAACATTACCGTATATGCGCTGAAAAGGGCTGCACTGCTAATAAAAGAACTGGCCGGAGGTAGCATATCTTCTGAAATAGTGGACATCTATGCTGAGCCCGTTCAGGATTTTGTAGTAAAAGTCTCTTACCGGAATATAAATCGGCTAATAGGTAAAGAGATTGCTAAAGATCAGGTTAAATCTATTCTGCAGCATCTGGACATAAAAGTGAAGGATGAAAAAGATAGCGGGTTTACCGCTTTGGTGCCACCATATCGCGTAGATGTGCAGAGAGAAGCAGATATCATTGAAGAGATTCTACGTATTTATGGCTACGATAAGGTAGAAACATCAGCTTACCTAAGTGCAGATTTTCTCTCCAGCTTTCCTGAGATGGATGCTGATAAAGTTAAAAATAAGTTAAGTGAAATGTTGCTAGGTAGCGCTTATCGCGAAATTGTGACAAACTCACTTACTAAACCAGCTTATGCCGAATCTATTGGAAAAGGAGAAGAGTCTGTAGAAATACTTAATAAGCTGAGCGAAGACCTGGGGGTAATGCGCCAGAGCCTGATATTCAGTGGTCTGGAAGTAATTGCTTATAACATTAGCCATCGCCAGAAAAACCTAAAGCTTTTTGAATTTGGCAAAACTTACCATAAAGTTAATGCTAAGTATCTGGAAAAAAGCGAGTTAGCTATATTTCTGACAGGTATGCAGCAGCCAGAAAGTTGGCAGGGTGCTAGTACGGAGGTATCTTTTCACCATTTGTCTTCGACAATTAGAAAAATATTTAATAGGTTTGATATAGTCGATCCTGTGCAGAAGGAGCTTGAGGATGATAAATTCACCTACGGACTGGATTTTCAGTCGGTAGATGGTAAGTCTATCGGACAAGCCGGCTTGTTAAATCCCAAGCTTACGGCTTTGGCCGGAGTAAAGCAGCCTGTATTTTTTGCGAGTATTGACTGGCCCGCCTTGTTGGAAAAAGTGAGTAAAGTAAGTGCGAAAGAGAGGTTGATTTACCAGGAAATCTCGAAATTTCCTGAAGTGAGAAGAGATTTGTCTTTAGTACTAGACAAACAAGTGGGCTTTAGCCAAGTTGAGTCTGTAGCTAAAAAGTATAGCAATGCTTTGGTAAAAGATATTAATGTATTTGATATCTACGAAGGAGATAAGATAGATGCTGGCAAAAAAGCCTATGCTTTGAGCTTTGTACTGCAAGATGCAGAAAAAACACTCACTGATAAGGTGATTGATAAAACAATGAATAAGTTAATTAAAGTGTTTGAGAAAGAGCTGGGGGCTGTCATTAGAAAATAG
- a CDS encoding cell division protein ZapA — MGELSIKIRIGDREYPMKIEADEEEQIRKAGRMVNDLLREYKDRFGTNDKQDLLAMVAFDAFMEKITYSKNLSDMEGTVSDRLGNLNKLISRALTPERSV, encoded by the coding sequence ATGGGTGAACTTTCGATAAAGATAAGGATTGGTGATAGAGAATACCCCATGAAGATTGAGGCGGATGAAGAGGAGCAAATTAGAAAGGCCGGACGCATGGTCAATGATCTTTTACGAGAATACAAAGACCGCTTCGGTACCAATGATAAACAGGATTTGCTGGCGATGGTTGCCTTTGATGCTTTCATGGAAAAAATTACCTACAGTAAAAACCTTTCTGATATGGAAGGTACAGTTTCCGACAGGTTGGGCAACCTTAATAAGCTTATTAGTCGCGCTCTTACTCCCGAGCGTAGTGTGTAA
- a CDS encoding inositol monophosphatase family protein, whose protein sequence is MLKLEVILEKAQQIIKQTGSFTLEEARKFKHSSIEYKGKNDLVSYVDKESEKLLVAGLGEILPAAGFITEEGTAAEGKADQYNWVIDPVDGTTNYVHGLPFFSISVALMDKDEVVLGVVYEPSRDEMFYAIKEGKAYLNENEIQVSPVRELDESLLASGFPYSKLKEVPAYLPIVEELMDKTHGLRRMGSAAIDLAYVACGRFEGYFEYNLKPWDVAAGAFIVLQAGGKVSTFNGGKDFIFGGELVAGCGIQPALTEIVHKHWYPA, encoded by the coding sequence ATGCTTAAGCTTGAAGTCATTCTGGAAAAAGCACAGCAAATTATTAAACAAACTGGTAGTTTCACACTGGAAGAAGCACGTAAATTCAAGCACTCTTCAATTGAGTACAAAGGTAAAAACGACCTGGTTTCTTATGTAGATAAAGAATCTGAAAAGCTCCTTGTAGCAGGTTTAGGCGAAATTTTACCTGCCGCCGGGTTTATCACTGAAGAAGGAACTGCAGCAGAAGGGAAAGCAGACCAATACAACTGGGTTATTGATCCGGTAGATGGTACTACAAATTATGTGCATGGCCTGCCATTTTTCTCTATTAGTGTAGCTTTGATGGATAAAGACGAAGTAGTACTTGGTGTTGTATATGAACCCAGTCGCGATGAAATGTTTTATGCCATTAAAGAGGGAAAAGCTTATTTAAATGAAAATGAAATTCAGGTTTCTCCTGTAAGAGAACTAGACGAAAGCTTATTAGCAAGCGGATTTCCTTATTCCAAACTAAAAGAGGTACCCGCATACCTTCCAATAGTTGAAGAACTTATGGATAAAACTCATGGTTTGCGACGCATGGGGAGCGCAGCTATTGATTTGGCTTATGTAGCCTGTGGCCGGTTTGAAGGTTATTTTGAATATAATCTTAAACCCTGGGATGTTGCAGCTGGAGCGTTTATAGTACTACAGGCAGGAGGTAAGGTATCTACATTTAATGGAGGCAAAGACTTTATTTTTGGTGGAGAGTTGGTAGCCGGATGCGGTATACAGCCAGCACTTACAGAAATAGTCCATAAGCACTGGTATCCGGCTTAG
- a CDS encoding redoxin domain-containing protein: MKSITTRIYISVLLLVVIVSGIGYIFWQEQAVYLLPTPKPTNYKEVAIGSKPEVDFGGANIKKGEKPVFLHFYNPECPCSRFNLAQFKEMVNAHKDSVDFYVILHQSDKAKSEVESEFEVPVIRDDSGKIADAYGVYATPQALILDGSGKIYYRGNYNKARYCTTRDTRFAELALEAIVEDKPLPQFVELASISYGCSLPSDKKRTTFFF, translated from the coding sequence ATGAAGAGCATCACAACAAGAATATATATATCTGTACTATTATTAGTAGTTATCGTTTCAGGAATTGGATACATCTTCTGGCAGGAGCAGGCAGTATATTTACTACCTACACCCAAGCCAACCAACTATAAAGAAGTAGCTATAGGATCTAAACCTGAAGTAGATTTTGGGGGAGCCAACATTAAGAAAGGTGAGAAACCCGTTTTTCTACACTTTTATAATCCTGAGTGTCCTTGTTCAAGGTTTAACCTTGCCCAGTTTAAGGAGATGGTGAACGCACATAAAGACTCAGTTGACTTCTATGTAATCTTACACCAGTCAGATAAAGCAAAAAGCGAAGTAGAATCTGAGTTTGAAGTTCCGGTAATTCGTGATGATTCTGGGAAGATTGCTGACGCTTATGGCGTGTATGCGACTCCTCAGGCTCTTATTCTTGATGGTAGTGGAAAGATCTACTACAGAGGTAACTACAACAAAGCTCGCTACTGCACTACTCGTGATACACGTTTTGCAGAGCTGGCTCTGGAAGCTATAGTGGAAGATAAACCGCTACCTCAGTTTGTAGAGCTTGCTAGTATTAGCTATGGTTGTTCACTGCCATCTGACAAAAAGCGAACAACATTCTTTTTCTAA
- a CDS encoding 4a-hydroxytetrahydrobiopterin dehydratase, with amino-acid sequence MWKEEDNKLKKTFEFKDFVEAFGFMSRVAIVAEKMNHHPHMSNVYNTVSFELNTHDAGNKVTDKDHKLAAEIDKLA; translated from the coding sequence ATGTGGAAAGAAGAAGACAACAAACTAAAAAAGACTTTTGAGTTTAAAGATTTTGTAGAAGCTTTCGGCTTTATGTCCAGGGTGGCTATTGTAGCAGAGAAAATGAACCATCACCCACATATGAGTAATGTGTATAATACCGTTAGCTTTGAGCTCAACACTCACGATGCGGGCAATAAAGTTACGGATAAAGACCATAAATTGGCAGCAGAAATAGATAAGCTTGCCTGA
- a CDS encoding PAS domain-containing sensor histidine kinase — protein sequence MEPSNHLEAPYKESCKHYLEYFKEKFNDSGNAYLPLIRQIPLAICVTDSKGFFEQVNDSYCKLYQYSKDELLGKHFSIVVPSENRAKVTELHEQFMLKQHELVDEWVVKRQDGSLFHILANAAYIVVQGDAKKITFLVSIENPKQTERMLKETVKKMNHLLLSQESAMELLLHDLRGPVSNILSLAEFLEDPSFPTVQRNEFIKRLQQSAQRAYSLTNRLYGIVQIENGKYMPSPAILNFSLLISDIWSDLAILAKAKKISLKMEGLLAEKAKVELYTDPFLINTIFYNLMKNAVEAAPERSEVRLNLIAEGEKIKASVHNEGAIPEEVQLSFFQKYNTSKARGTGLGTYMVKKAAGLLNAQVSFTSSAEEGTKLYLLLPADVMKA from the coding sequence ATGGAGCCCTCAAACCACTTAGAAGCCCCTTATAAAGAAAGCTGCAAGCATTACCTGGAGTACTTTAAAGAAAAATTTAATGATAGCGGTAATGCATACCTTCCTCTTATCAGGCAAATCCCTTTAGCCATATGTGTAACCGATAGCAAAGGTTTTTTTGAACAGGTTAATGATTCATACTGCAAGTTATATCAATATTCTAAAGATGAACTACTAGGCAAGCATTTTAGTATAGTCGTACCTAGTGAGAATAGAGCAAAGGTAACAGAATTACACGAGCAGTTTATGCTTAAGCAGCACGAACTAGTAGACGAATGGGTAGTAAAGCGGCAGGATGGTAGCCTTTTTCATATTTTAGCTAATGCTGCCTATATAGTGGTACAGGGAGATGCTAAAAAAATTACTTTTTTAGTAAGTATAGAAAACCCTAAGCAGACAGAGCGAATGCTGAAGGAGACAGTTAAGAAAATGAACCACCTTCTGCTAAGCCAAGAAAGTGCTATGGAATTACTCTTACATGATCTAAGAGGGCCGGTAAGTAACATATTATCTTTAGCTGAATTTCTGGAGGATCCCAGTTTTCCAACAGTACAGCGGAACGAGTTTATCAAGCGGCTTCAGCAGTCTGCTCAAAGAGCCTATAGCCTTACCAATCGTTTATACGGTATAGTGCAAATAGAAAACGGAAAGTATATGCCAAGCCCCGCTATCCTAAATTTTAGCTTGCTTATTTCTGATATATGGTCAGATCTGGCTATTCTGGCTAAGGCCAAAAAAATATCGCTTAAAATGGAAGGCTTACTTGCGGAAAAAGCGAAAGTTGAATTATACACAGATCCCTTTCTAATTAATACAATTTTCTATAATCTGATGAAAAACGCGGTAGAAGCTGCCCCTGAAAGGAGTGAGGTTAGGCTCAACCTAATTGCTGAGGGTGAAAAGATAAAAGCTTCGGTACATAATGAGGGAGCTATCCCCGAAGAGGTACAGTTAAGCTTCTTTCAAAAATACAACACTTCTAAAGCGAGAGGTACTGGTTTGGGCACCTATATGGTAAAAAAAGCGGCTGGTCTGCTTAATGCACAAGTATCTTTTACTAGCAGTGCAGAGGAGGGAACTAAGCTGTATTTACTGTTACCAGCAGATGTGATGAAGGCTTAG
- a CDS encoding XRE family transcriptional regulator gives MEERILSLRKLLDLSQKEFASKISITQAALSQIESGKTTLSISTVYNLLKAFDIRPDWLLFGHGEIFSHQKIEIARGTPPNGSLGNERHLISFVDKSAEAGYPKNCADDTFINALGVYRIPGYDEGNFRMFNIHGDSMTPSLHEGEIVITQAVDKLDNLHDNRLCVIVTKDGIVAKRVYQDKRRMLLLKSDNPKYKSYKIAYKDVIEIWEIKGKISSEFLRANNQSYNETDNSIASRLEELEKTVAILKASMQTDDHASAGGQNSYYEKETN, from the coding sequence ATGGAAGAGCGTATATTGAGCTTGAGAAAGTTACTGGATCTCTCTCAAAAAGAGTTTGCTAGTAAAATTTCTATTACTCAGGCAGCACTGTCACAAATAGAAAGTGGCAAGACAACCCTTTCTATATCAACAGTTTATAATCTTCTCAAAGCGTTTGACATTCGCCCGGACTGGCTGTTATTTGGGCATGGTGAAATTTTTTCACATCAGAAAATAGAGATCGCCAGAGGCACACCGCCCAATGGTTCTCTCGGAAATGAAAGGCATCTTATTTCTTTTGTAGATAAAAGCGCGGAAGCCGGCTACCCTAAAAACTGTGCCGATGATACCTTTATTAATGCATTGGGAGTGTACCGCATTCCGGGATACGATGAAGGTAACTTCAGGATGTTTAATATCCATGGGGATAGTATGACTCCCTCTTTACACGAAGGTGAAATTGTGATTACACAGGCAGTGGACAAACTTGATAACCTGCATGATAACCGTTTGTGCGTAATCGTGACAAAAGATGGAATTGTTGCCAAACGTGTTTATCAGGATAAGCGCAGAATGCTTTTGCTTAAAAGTGATAACCCTAAGTACAAATCTTATAAGATTGCTTATAAAGATGTGATTGAGATATGGGAGATTAAGGGGAAAATATCTTCTGAGTTTTTGAGAGCAAACAACCAAAGTTACAATGAAACCGATAACTCTATTGCTAGCCGCCTGGAAGAACTGGAAAAAACAGTAGCCATACTAAAGGCTAGTATGCAGACAGATGACCATGCTTCTGCCGGAGGGCAAAATTCATATTATGAAAAAGAGACAAACTAA
- a CDS encoding GAF domain-containing protein codes for MREQKIPQEAKLSLKETYRQSNKIIRIALTCYFLFGLALAPVYDTWYVALSIGPLSLLLYYVPQWLLPEKTMHHYTAGVSFSILMAQFIYQMHGLFEMHFFAFIGVILLITYQNWKIFIPATLFIVIHHGAFAYLQYKGVEEVYFTQLAFMDLNTFIIHVGLAAVIIGLCAFWAFDFGKKTKSMMTNKTIIEKQLAQADKNVEIATEIAEGNLNLEIIQDQGSDKLGQALVHMLDKLREADQRERLEKFTNQGLTGIHDILRKKDLSLKDASDAVLQYIVRYVGANQGSLFVNKPDTQTLSLLSCYAYDKKKHVEGELAYGQGLVGQAFLEKETIMLKDVPESYVRITSGLGEATPRYVIIVPLKVNEEVVGVYELAFFKEISEDIVQLLEQSAEHIGSEILASQKAEEMKNLLEQSQEYTEQMRSQEEEMRQNMEELQATQEELARKENEYVAEIKMLRQQLQEIKSV; via the coding sequence ATGCGTGAACAAAAAATTCCTCAGGAAGCCAAGCTCTCGTTAAAAGAAACTTATAGGCAATCCAATAAAATTATTAGGATTGCCTTAACTTGTTATTTTTTGTTTGGACTCGCCTTAGCTCCAGTGTATGATACCTGGTACGTAGCGCTAAGCATAGGGCCTTTAAGTCTTTTATTGTATTACGTCCCTCAATGGTTGCTTCCAGAGAAGACAATGCATCATTATACTGCTGGTGTTTCCTTCTCTATTCTGATGGCACAGTTCATTTATCAAATGCATGGCTTATTCGAGATGCATTTTTTTGCATTTATAGGAGTCATATTACTGATCACATACCAGAACTGGAAAATATTTATACCAGCTACTTTATTTATTGTAATCCATCATGGTGCTTTTGCTTATCTGCAATACAAAGGAGTAGAAGAAGTCTACTTTACCCAACTGGCCTTTATGGATTTAAATACCTTTATTATTCATGTAGGACTAGCTGCAGTAATTATTGGTCTTTGTGCATTTTGGGCTTTTGATTTTGGTAAGAAGACTAAGTCTATGATGACCAATAAGACGATTATTGAAAAGCAGCTTGCACAGGCTGATAAAAACGTAGAGATTGCTACTGAAATAGCAGAAGGTAATCTTAACCTTGAGATTATCCAGGATCAGGGTTCCGATAAACTTGGACAGGCACTAGTACACATGTTGGATAAACTTCGTGAAGCTGACCAGCGTGAACGTCTGGAAAAATTTACTAATCAGGGCCTTACCGGTATTCATGACATTTTAAGAAAGAAAGACTTATCGTTAAAAGATGCCTCTGATGCTGTTCTTCAATACATTGTTAGGTATGTAGGGGCCAACCAGGGATCGTTATTTGTAAACAAGCCTGATACTCAGACTTTAAGTCTACTGAGTTGCTACGCCTATGATAAAAAGAAACATGTTGAGGGCGAGTTAGCATATGGACAAGGACTGGTAGGGCAAGCTTTTTTGGAGAAAGAAACTATAATGCTGAAAGATGTGCCAGAATCCTATGTGCGCATTACCTCTGGCCTAGGTGAAGCTACGCCTCGTTATGTAATCATTGTACCTTTAAAAGTAAATGAAGAAGTAGTAGGAGTATACGAGTTAGCCTTCTTTAAAGAGATATCCGAAGATATAGTTCAATTGCTTGAGCAGTCTGCAGAACATATTGGTTCTGAGATTCTGGCAAGTCAGAAAGCTGAGGAAATGAAAAACCTCTTAGAACAAAGCCAGGAATACACAGAACAAATGCGATCTCAGGAAGAGGAAATGAGACAAAATATGGAGGAACTACAGGCTACTCAGGAAGAGCTGGCAAGAAAAGAAAACGAGTATGTGGCAGAGATTAAAATGCTCCGCCAGCAGCTTCAGGAAATTAAATCAGTTTAA
- a CDS encoding DUF493 family protein — translation MPNKIDLEAFKQKLDGTHKWPSLYMFKFIVPRGKEDEVFALFPKNKLSTKESSKGNYVSVTAKVMMGSSDAVMEKYVEADKIEGVFAL, via the coding sequence ATGCCCAACAAAATTGATTTAGAAGCTTTTAAACAAAAGCTAGATGGCACGCACAAATGGCCATCTCTATATATGTTTAAGTTTATAGTGCCCCGTGGAAAAGAAGATGAAGTTTTCGCCCTTTTTCCTAAAAATAAATTGTCTACAAAAGAATCTAGCAAAGGCAACTATGTAAGCGTTACTGCTAAAGTGATGATGGGATCTAGCGATGCTGTTATGGAAAAATACGTAGAGGCTGATAAAATTGAAGGCGTTTTTGCGCTATAA
- the rsmI gene encoding 16S rRNA (cytidine(1402)-2'-O)-methyltransferase: MQESASLFLVPTPIGNLEDITLRSLRILKEVDTILAEDTRKSGILLKHYEISTKQQSYHAFNEHRTLSKLVERLKNGEKMALITDAGTPAISDPGFLLVRECLANSIAVESLPGATAFVPALVKSGLPAERFCFEGFLPHKKGRQTKLEQLSEESRTMIFYESPHRLLKTLTQFSEFFGKDRLASVSRELTKIHEETVNDTLANLLTYFSTSKIKGEIVVVVEGKSK, encoded by the coding sequence GTGCAGGAATCAGCATCACTTTTTTTAGTGCCTACTCCCATTGGCAATCTGGAAGATATTACGCTACGAAGTTTGCGTATTCTTAAAGAAGTAGATACCATCTTAGCTGAAGATACCCGTAAGTCTGGTATTTTACTTAAGCATTATGAGATCAGTACCAAGCAGCAGAGCTATCATGCGTTTAATGAGCACAGAACGCTAAGCAAGTTAGTTGAACGCTTGAAAAATGGTGAAAAAATGGCTCTTATCACTGATGCTGGAACACCCGCTATCTCTGATCCCGGCTTTTTATTAGTAAGAGAATGCCTTGCAAATAGTATTGCCGTTGAGAGTTTACCGGGTGCAACTGCTTTCGTACCTGCTCTAGTAAAATCGGGTTTACCTGCAGAACGTTTTTGCTTTGAAGGCTTTCTTCCTCACAAAAAAGGGAGACAAACCAAGCTAGAACAGCTAAGTGAAGAAAGTCGCACTATGATTTTTTACGAATCTCCGCATCGTTTACTCAAGACCCTAACTCAGTTTTCAGAATTTTTTGGCAAAGATAGACTGGCTTCCGTTTCCAGAGAGCTGACTAAAATTCATGAAGAAACTGTAAATGATACTTTAGCCAATCTACTCACTTACTTTAGCACTTCTAAAATAAAGGGTGAAATTGTAGTTGTAGTAGAGGGTAAAAGTAAATAG